A single genomic interval of Gavia stellata isolate bGavSte3 chromosome 31, bGavSte3.hap2, whole genome shotgun sequence harbors:
- the LOC132319773 gene encoding disintegrin and metalloproteinase domain-containing protein 2-like: MRAALALGLGLGLGLGLALLAALGWRAAAGGAPQRARSYVIPVEGTPRTLRLRQQVFLPEDFRIYTDGRGGLAKSELAHIERDCFYEGYVEGFPISLVALSVCSGLSGIVQLANASYGIKPLEAVAGYRHLVYPMWNENIETRLFVENSSGEVSPKLEDAIASEQAVSRSPRYLEMHAVLDKALYDYMGADKDAVTAKIVQLFSYVNSMFARLNLTIVLSSLEFWTEKNKIPTMGDAEELLQRFLQWKNVHRVLRLQDIMFLFVYREQSRYVGASSAGKLCLRNRAGGVALYRRAMTLEAFAVVVAQLLGLSLGMAYEDSGSCHCAGAACIMQASSVHLAGVKVFSNCSARDFQRFLAAGEGQCLLNRPAMDAAYKAPVCGNKVVEPGEACDCGSAEECRRDPCCTVGCKMRRGVQCQSGPCCRKCQFVKRGTLCRSSSEDECELKEYCNGTSGECTPDLWVMDGHPCSRNTAFCYRGVCQTADKQCQKVFGQGAKNGPLACYEEINSQRDRMGHCGSNHRGYQRCAWKDLRCGKLVCEYPGSKPFLKEKAAVIYARVQNTLCVTLDYMKPPMERDPMLVNDGTVCDDHKICLNQQCVPATVLNYKCEVKTKCHSHGVCNNQGSCHCHPGWKPPTCWEKAGAMGGSGSSPSGDDIGSEGLPKLWLLLTFCLFMPVAVGLILMALRRSGPRRCLTTEELDEDKLEDKDCVDEERSVSDV, translated from the exons ATGCGGGCGGCGCTGGCGCTGGGGCTGGGgttggggctggggctggggctggcgcTGCTGGCCGCGCTGGGctggcgggcggcggcgggcggcgccccgCAG CGCGCCCGGAGCTACGTCATCCCCGTCGAGGGGACCCCCCGCACCCTGCGCCTGCGGCAGCA AGTGTTTTTGCCGGAGGATTTCCGGATCTATACCGATGGCCGAGGGGGGCTTGCAAAATCCGAACTGGCACATATTGAG CGCGACTGCTTCTACGAAGGCTATGTCGAGGGTTTCCCCATTTCGCTCGTGGCACTTAGCGTCTGCTCCGGCCTGAG CGGGATCGTGCAGCTCGCAAATGCCAGCTACGGGATCAAGCCTCTGGAGGCTGTGGCTGGGTATCGGCATCTCGTGTACCCAATGTGGAATGAAAACATAGAGACTCGGCTGTTCGTCGAAAACAGCTCTGGGGAGGTGTCACCGAAGCTGGAGGACGCAATAGCA AGTGAGCAAGCTGTCAGTAGATCCCCTCGGTATCTGGAAATGCATGCCGTTTTGGACAAGGCTCTG TATGACTATATGGGAGCAGACAAGGATGCTGTGACGGCCAAGATAGTGCAGCTTTTCAGCTATGTGAACAGT ATGTTTGCTCGCCTCAACCTGACAATAGTACTGTCTTCTCTGGAGTTTTggacagaaaagaacaaaatcccAACCATGGGAGATGCCGAGGAGTTGCTGCAGAGATTTTTGCAGTGGAAAAATGTGCATCGTGTGTTGCGGCTGCAGGACATAATGTTCCTATTTGT TTACAGGGAGCAGTCCCGTTATGTGGGGGCGTCTTCTGCGGGGAAGCTGTGTCTCAGAAACCGTGCTGGAGGGGTTGCCTTG TACCGCAGAGCTATGACGCTGGAGGCGTTCGCAGTCGTTGTGGcccagctgctggggctcaGCCTGGGGATGGCGTACGAAGATTCCGGGAGCTGTCACTGCGCGGGAGCTGCCTGCATAATGCAGGCCAGCTCGGT ACACTTGGCTGGCGTGAAAGTCTTCAGCAACTGCAGTGCAAGAGACTTTCAGCGTTTTCTCGCTGCTGGAGAAGGGCAGTGTCTGCTGAACAGGCCGGCTATGGATGCAGCATACAAAGCTCCCGTGTGTGGCAACAAAGTGGTGGAGCCGGGAGAGGCTTGTGACTGCGGTTCAGCAGAG GAATGTCGGCGTGACCCGTGCTGCACCGTTGGCTGCAAGATGAGGAGAGGGGTGCAGTGCCAGTCGGGACCGTGCTGCCGGAAATGCCAG TTTGTGAAAAGAGGCACGTTATGTAGAAGCAGCTCCGAGGACGAGTGCGAGTTGAAGGAATATTGCAACGGCACCTCTGGGGAGTGCACACCCGACCTCTGGGTCATGGACGggcatccctgcagcaggaaCACTGCCTTCTGCTACCGGGGAGTCTGTCAGACAGCCGACAAGCAGTGTCAGAAGGTCTTTGGCCAAG GTGCCAAGAACGGGCCCTTGGCCTGCTATGAAGAAATCAACAGCCAAAGAGACAGAATGGGACACTGTGGCTCCAATCACCGCGGTTACCAGCGTTGTGCATGGAA GGATCTCCGATGTGGGAAGCTCGTGTGTGAATATCCGGGCTCCAAGCCCTTTCTCAAGGAGAAGGCTGCGGTGATTTACGCTCGGGTGCAGAATACGCTGTGTGTAACGTTAGATTACATGAAGCCTCCCATGgagagggaccccatgctggtgAACGATGGCACCGTCTGCGATGACCACAAG ATCTGCCTGAACCAGCAGTGTGTGCCTGCCACTGTCCTGAACTATAAATGTGAGGTGAAGACAAAGTGCCACAGTCACGGT GTCTGCAATAACCAAGGGAGCTGCCATTGCCATCCTGGCTGGAAACCACCAACTTGCTGGGAGAAAGCAGGGGCGATGGGCGGGAGTGGCAGCAGCCCATCTGGAGATG ACATTGGGAGCGAGGGCTTGCCGAAGCTGTGGCTGCTTCTGACCTTCTGCCTCTTCATGCCTGTCGCCGTCGGGCTCATCCTCATGGCGCTAAGGAGAAGCGGCCCAAGGCGCTGTCTCACCACAGAGGAGCTGGATGAAGACAA GTTGGAAGACAAAGACTGTGTGGATGAGGAAAGGAGTGTGTCAGATGTGTag
- the LOC104253536 gene encoding indoleamine 2,3-dioxygenase 2 gives MSQSCGQRPVMETSDCTEETPLPLALTRFQLSEEYGFLLPDPLTELPAPYGPWMEIAHDLPQLIASHRLRSQVHQMPQLSPRHLRGREELHLAHLVLSFITMGYLWQEGEEGTVKVLPRNLAVPFWEVSQALGLPPILSHADFVLANWRRKNPNGPLEIENLDTIILLPGGESLRGFILVTLLVEKAAVPGIKAIVRAVRAILQLDEETLRKALQELAEAIGDMSEALKRMHDYVDPAVFYSVIRIFLSGWKDNPAMPDGLIYEGVSDEPMAYSGGSAAQSTVLHAFDELLGIRHSEESTAFLHRMRDYMPPPHRAFVEEIHCAPSLKQHVLSSGDAQLCTAFNQCVSALAEFRSCHITIVTKYITVAAAKAKAEQAEPGNRAGASAGKPPSALEAKGTGGSPIFSFLKSVRDTTREGMISA, from the exons ATGTCCCAATCCTGCGGCCAGCGCCCGGTGATGGAGACCAGCGACTGCACGGAGGAGACCCCGCTGCCTCTGGCGCTGACCAGGTTTCAGCTCTCCGAGGAGTATGGCTTCCTTCTTCCTGATCCTCTG ACAGAGCTGCCGGCGCCCTACGGTCCCTGGATGGAGATTGCCCATGACCTGCCTCAGCTGATTGCGAGCCATCGCCTCCGCTCACAAGTTCACCAG ATGCCGCAGCTGAGCCCCCGGCACCTCCGAGGGCGCGAGGAGCTGCACTTGGCGCATCTGGTGCTCAGCTTCATCACGATGGGCTACCTCTggcaggagggtgaggagggCACCGTGAAG GTCCTGCCCCGAAATCTCGCTGTCCCCTTCTGGGAGGTCTCGCAGGCCCTCGGCCTCCCGCCCATCCTCAGCCACGCAGACTTTGTGTTGGCcaactggaggaggaagaaccCCAATGG GCCTCTGGAAATTGA GAACCTGGACACCATCATCTTGCTGCCCGGGGGAGAGAGCCTGCGAGGCTTCATCCTCGTCACCCTCCTGGTCGAGAAGGCGGCCGTGCCTGGGATTAAG GCAATCGTTCGGGCCGTTCGTGCCATCCTGCAGCTCGATGAGGAGACCCTGCGCAAAGccctgcaggagctggcagaggccATCGGGGACATGAGCGAAGCTTTGAAAAGGATGCACG ACTATGTGGATCCAGCAGTATTTTACTCTGTGATCCGGATCTTTCTCTCTGG CTGGAAAGATAACCCCGCCATGCCGGACGGGCTGATATACGAAGGTGTATCTGACGAGCCCATGGCATACTCGGGAGGGAGCGCAGCACAGAGCACCGTCCTTCACGCTTTTGACGAGCTCCTGGGGATTCGCCACAGCGAGGAGAGCA CTGCCTTCCTGCACAGGATGAGGGACTACATGCCCCCGCCCCACAGAGCCTTTGTGGAGGAGATCCACTGTGCCCCCTCCCTGAAGCAGCACGTGCTCTCCTCCGGAGACGCACAGCTCTGCACGGCTTTCAACCAGTGTGTCTCTGCGCTGGCAGAGTTCAGGTCCTGCCACATCACCATCGTCACCAAGTACATCACTGTCGCAGCAGCCAAAGCCAAGGCCGAGCAAGCAGAGCCAGGCAACAGGGCTGGCGCCTCCGCGGGGAAGCCCCCGTCCGCGCTGGAGGCCAAAGGGACCGGTGGGTCCCCCATCTTCAGCTTCCTGAAGAGCGTCAGGGACACCACCAGGGAAGGGATGATAAGTGCCTGA